A window of Trichoderma atroviride chromosome 3, complete sequence contains these coding sequences:
- a CDS encoding uncharacterized protein (EggNog:ENOG41), giving the protein MHLLIDFALKDKYTYHEVLGNHFRSEAVPSAVPVPNAHHNILLWDAYRKNVWHNMLGPRVHNLYTYMYRIQASYIHREFTAWNHNLEYGNPPPTANLDPNPITWASFPWQTKGDWLDQRLVECNDDPQQKTGLDIWLFNVHKDMDEQTVFNSLDGEAFIVPQIKALDITAEPGEILVKQNEIVVIPRGIKYRVTLLEGKPCRGYICELYQGHFRLPELRIIGTTGLANSLDFQIPKAFF; this is encoded by the exons ATGCATCTATTGATAGATTTCGCTTTGAAGGACAAGTATACTTACCATGAAGTTCTCGGAAATCATTTTAG GTCCGAAGCAGTTCCCAGTGCAGTTCCAGTACCAAATGCCCACCACAACATCCTCCTCTGGGATGCGTACAGAAAAAATGTCTGGCACAACATGTTAGGCCCACGGGTACATAAcctatatacatacatgtatcgaATCCAAGCCTCTTACATCCACCGGGAATTTACCGCGTGGAATCACAATCTCGAATACGGCAATCCACCGCCGACGGCCAACCTTGACCCGAATCCTATCACTTGGGCATCCTTCCCGTGGCAGACCAAGGGAGATTGGTTGGACCAGCGCCTGGTTGAATGCAATGACGACCCACAACAGAAAACAGGCCTCGACATCTGGCTGTTTAATGTACACAAAGATATGGATGAGCAAACAGTCTTTAACAGCCTGGATGGCGAAGCTTTCATTGTTCCACAGATCAAAGCCCTCGATATCACGGCTGAACCTGGCGAGATATTGGTGAAGCAGAACGAGATAGTGGTAATTCCACGTGGTATCAAATACCGTGTGACGTTGCTGGAAGGGAAGCCATGCCGAGGGTATATCTGCGAACTCTATCAGGGCCATTTCCGACTCCCTGAGCTTCGCATCATTGGAACGACTGGCCTAGCCAACTCTTTGGACTTTCAGATCCCAAAGGCATTTTTTTAA
- a CDS encoding uncharacterized protein (EggNog:ENOG41) yields MQEFVFGISNDQGEDSPLHRLEPESGPVAAFLNGAMATHGPGENLYQALKASDTTEPLMVHDGGFSSGLSEFECPLLLTDWAAEAGEKKSKSRLEDTLKAYKVE; encoded by the coding sequence ATGCAAGAGTTCGTTTTCGGCATCAGTAACGACCAAGGTGAAGATTCTCCGCTTCACCGCCTTGAACCTGAATCCGGCCCTGTGGCGGCTTTTCTCAACGGGGCGATGGCGACACACGGCCCCGGAGAGAATCTTTATCAGGCGCTGAAAGCATCAGACACAACTGAGCCATTGATGGTGCACGATGGCGGCTTCTCGTCTGGGCTTTCTGAGTTTGAGTGCCCTCTCCTCTTGACTGATTGGGCTGCTGAGGCAGGAGAAAAGAAGTCAAAGAGTCGCTTGGAGGATACTTTGAAGGCGTATAAGGTTGAATGA